In a genomic window of Trachemys scripta elegans isolate TJP31775 chromosome 12, CAS_Tse_1.0, whole genome shotgun sequence:
- the NDRG2 gene encoding protein NDRG2 isoform X1 — protein sequence MTELHEVQITEEKPLLLPPSQPVPGKKHSVETPYGLVAFTVHGTPKPKRPAILTYHDVGLNHQSCFEPLFRFEDMQEIVKNFVVVHVDAPGMEEGAPLFPLGYQYPSLDQLADMIPCILQYLKFTSIIGIGVGAGAYILARYSLSHPDTVEGLVLINIDPNAKGWMDWAAHKLSGLTSSIPEMILAHLFSQEELSGCTELVQQYREALVGAPNLSNIQLYWSSYNTRRDLNFERGGDVTLKCPVMLVVGDQAPHEDAVVECNSKLDPTQTSFLKMADSGGQPQLTQPGKLTEAFKYFVQGMGYIPYILDRKLSMGGLLLHDAPVALPHRLAVQRSLRGREPVPLPHPVPEQRVGEPPAAAAAGPGERSPHHGGLLLSRGGGGDGDASRL from the exons ATGACTGAGCTCCACGAGGTGCAGATCACAGAGGAGAagcccctgctgctgccgcccTCGCAGCCCGTCCCGGGCAAG aAGCATTCGGTGGAGACGCCCTATGGACTCGTGGCCTTCACCGTCCATGGCACCCCGAAGCCCAAGCGCCCGGCCATCCTGACCTACCACGATGTGGGGCTCAACC ACCAGTCCTGCTTCGAGCCGCTCTTCCGTTTCGAGGACATGCAGGAGATCGTCAAGAACTTCGTGGTGGTTCACGTGGATGCCCCTGGCATGGAGGAAGGCgccccactgttccccttggg GTACCAGTACCCATCGCTGGACCAGCTGGCCGACATGATCCCCTGCATCTTGCAGTACCTgaa attCACCAGCATCATTGGCATTGGGGTGGGAGCCGGCGCCTACATCCTCGCCCGCTACAGT ctctctcaccCTGACACCGTGGAGGGCTTGGTTCTGATCAACATCGACCCCAATGCCAAGGGCTGGATGGACTGGGCAGCTCACAAG CTGAGCGGCCTGACCTCGTCCATCCCTGAGATGATCCTGGCCCATCTCTTCAGCCAG gaggagCTGTCCGGCTGCACGGAGCTGGTCCAGCAGTACAGGGAGGCGCTGGTCGGAGCCCCGAATCTCAGCAACATTCAGCTCTACTGGAGCAGCTACAACAC ccgccgGGACCTGAACTTCGAACGCGGAGGAGACGTCACCCTGAA GTGCCCCGTGATGCTGGTGGTGGGAGACCAGGCCCCCCATGAAGATGCCGTG GTGGAGTGTAATTCCAAACTGGATCCCACCCAGACCTCCTTCCTCAAG ATGGCAGATTCCGGGGGACAGCCCCAGCTGACACAG CCTGGGAAGCTGACCGAGGCATTCAAGTATTTCGTCCAGGGCATGGGATACA tCCCCTACATCCTGGACAGGAAACTGAGTATGGG TGGCCTCCTCCTGCATGACGCGCCTGTCGCGCTCCCGCACCGCCTCGCTGTCCAGCGCAGCCTCAGGGGACGGGAGCCAGTCCCGCTCCCGCACCCTGTCCCAGAACAGCGAGTCGGGGAGCCCCCAGCAGCCGCCGCGGCCGGCCCCGGGGAGCGGAGCCCACACCATGGAGGTCTCCTGctgagcagaggagggggaggggatggagacgCCTCCCGCCTCTGA
- the LOC117885679 gene encoding zinc finger protein 345-like translates to MNESEEGVPRLDGIGPESEEGVPQTDGAMSESEEGAPCLDGIGTESQEGAGTVEPQGDACWSEQQTEGQQGTGRFEVGPTICAECGESFGDDVALLAHRGAPCSGVVAKPFGCSGCGRRFSRSSNLLRHQRVHTGERPFTCADCGRCFSQSAHLAKHRRLHGTAGLPTPPAERSYSRSPEFLRFQRAHAGQRPFACPDCGKRFSAGSSLVQHQRIHTGERPFPCPDCGKRFLRAPDLALHQRIHTGERPFPCPDCGRRFIRGPDLALHRRTHTGERPYQCSQCGRRFSRGPGLLLHQRTHTGERPYQCTQCGRRFSRRSNLGRHLATHSMLRGDPTPGGEPSAETLRQQGIPAEGEESQELKGWSSEAVTQQGIPAEGEESQGLKGRSSEAVTQQGIPAEWEEFQGLKGRSSEAVTQQGIPAEGEESQGLKGWSPGSLVAPLGKRHGCPDCGKGFAQRSHLLVHRRVHTGERPFPCPECGKRFRQSSVLARHQRTHTGERPFACGDCGRCFAESAVLLRHRAVHSGERPYCCMDCGRGFSLRANLLQHRRLHARRPHVCTDCGKAFSEAAALAAHRGTRHGASKPFACTGCGKHFGRSSTLARHRRIHAERPHECTRCGRRFGESAELAQHLRVHSETPYECARCGERFAQSHALIAHQTLHAEPSHGQCHTAHAHQSPLTKHGDSVLPKSPALSHQRLHTG, encoded by the coding sequence AATGAGAGCGAGGAGGGGGTTCCCCGCCTGGACGGGATCGGGCCAGAGAGCGAGGAGGGGGTACCCCAGACAGATGGAGCCATGAGTGAGAGCGAGGAGGGGGCTCCCTGCCTGGATGGGATCGGGACGGAGagccaggagggggctgggacagTGGAGCCACAGGGGGACGCTTGCTGGAGCGAACAGCAGACTGAGGGGCAGCAGGGCACCGGGCGCTTCGAGGTGGGACCAACAATCTGTGCCGAGTGCGGGGAGAGCTTTGGGGACGACGTGGCCCTGCTGGCCCACCGGGGGGCGCCCTGCAGTGGTGTGGTGGCGAAGCCGTTTGGCTGTTCCGGCTGTGGGCGGCGGTTCAGCCGCAGCTCCAACCTGCTGCGCCACCAGCGGGTGCACACGGGCGAGCGCCCCTTCACCTGTGCTGACTGCGGCCGGTGCTTCAGCCAGAGTGCCCACCTGGCCAAGCACCGGCGCCTCCATGGtaccgcagggctccccaccccgccaGCGGAGCGCAGCTACAGCCGCAGCCCCGAGTTCCTGCGGTTCCAGCGGGCCCACGCCGGGCAGCGCCCCTTTGCCTGCCCCGACTGCGGCAAGCGCTTCAGTGCTGGCTCCTCCCTGGTGCagcaccagcgcatccacacgggcgagcgccccttcccctgccccgaCTGCGGCAAGCGCTTCCTGAGGGCCCCAGACCTGGCGCtgcaccagcgcatccacacggGCGAGCGCCCCTTCCCTTGCCCCGACTGCGGCCGGCGCTTCATCCGTGGCCCCGACCTGGCGCTGCACCGGCGCACCCACACTGGGGAGCGCCCCTACCAGTGCAGCCAGTGTGGGCGCCGGTTCAGCCGCGGGCCTggcctcctgctccaccagcgcACGCACACTGGGGAGCGCCCCTACCAGTGCACCCAGTGCGGCCGCCGCTTTAGCCGCAGGTCCAACCTGGGCCGCCATCTGGCCACCCACAGCATGCTGCGGGGGGACCCCACCCCAGGGGGAGAGCCCAGTGCAGAGACCCTCAGGCAACAGGGAATCCCTGCGGAGGGGGAGGAGTCCCAAGAGCTAAAGGGGTGGAGCTCAGAGGCTGTGACCCAGCAGGGAATCCCTGCAGAGGGGGAGGAGTCCCAAGGGCTGAAGGGGCGGAGCTCAGAGGCTGTGACCCAACAGGGAATCCCTGCAGAGTGGGAGGAGTTCCAAGGGTTGAAGGGGCGGAGCTCAGAGGCTGTGACCCAGCAGGGAATCCCTGCAGAGGGGGAGGAGTCCCAAGGGCTGAAggggtggagcccaggctccctggTGGCTCCCCTGGGGAAGCGCCACGGCTGCCCGGACTGCGGAAAGGGCTTTGCCCAGCGCTCACACCTGCTGGTTCACCGGCGGGTGCACACCGGGGAGCGCCCCTTTCCCTGCCCGGAGTGCGGCAAGCGCTTCAGGCAGAGCTCGGTGCTGGCCCGCCACCAGCGCACCCACACGGGGGAGCGCCCCTTCGCCTGCGGGGACTGTGGCCGGTGCTTTGCGGAGAGCGCAGTGCTGCTCCGGCACCGGGCCGTGCACTCCGGCGAGCGCCCCTACTGCTGCATGGACTGCGGCCGGGGCTTTAGCCTCCGTGCCAACCTCCTCCAGCACCGGCGGCTCCATGCCCGGCGCCCCCATGTCTGCACTGACTGCGGCAAGGCCTTCAGCGAGGCCGCAGCTCTGGCCGCCCACCGTGGAACCCGGCATGGGGCCAGCAAGCCCTTCGCCTGCACCGGCTGTGGCAAGCACTTCGGTCGCAGCTCCACGCTGGCTCGGCACCGGCGCATCCACGCTGAGCGGCCCCACGAATGCACCCGCTGTGGCCGCAGATTTGGGGAGAGCGCTGAGCTGGCGCAGCACCTGCGAGTGCACAGTGAGACCCCTTACGAATGCGCCCGATGCGGGGAGCGCTTTGCCCAGAGCCACGCACTGATCGCACACCAGACCTTGCACGCTGAGCCAAGCCACGGACAGTGCCACACTGCCCATGCCCACCAGTCCCCCCTCACCAAGCATGGGGACAGCGTCCTGCCCAAGTCCCCAGCTTTGTCCCACCAGAGACTCCACACGGGATAG
- the NDRG2 gene encoding protein NDRG2 isoform X4, whose protein sequence is MTELHEVQITEEKPLLLPPSQPVPGKKHSVETPYGLVAFTVHGTPKPKRPAILTYHDVGLNHQSCFEPLFRFEDMQEIVKNFVVVHVDAPGMEEGAPLFPLGYQYPSLDQLADMIPCILQYLKFTSIIGIGVGAGAYILARYSLSHPDTVEGLVLINIDPNAKGWMDWAAHKLSGLTSSIPEMILAHLFSQEELSGCTELVQQYREALVGAPNLSNIQLYWSSYNTRRDLNFERGGDVTLKCPVMLVVGDQAPHEDAVVECNSKLDPTQTSFLKMADSGGQPQLTQPGKLTEAFKYFVQGMGYMASSCMTRLSRSRTASLSSAASGDGSQSRSRTLSQNSESGSPQQPPRPAPGSGAHTMEVSC, encoded by the exons ATGACTGAGCTCCACGAGGTGCAGATCACAGAGGAGAagcccctgctgctgccgcccTCGCAGCCCGTCCCGGGCAAG aAGCATTCGGTGGAGACGCCCTATGGACTCGTGGCCTTCACCGTCCATGGCACCCCGAAGCCCAAGCGCCCGGCCATCCTGACCTACCACGATGTGGGGCTCAACC ACCAGTCCTGCTTCGAGCCGCTCTTCCGTTTCGAGGACATGCAGGAGATCGTCAAGAACTTCGTGGTGGTTCACGTGGATGCCCCTGGCATGGAGGAAGGCgccccactgttccccttggg GTACCAGTACCCATCGCTGGACCAGCTGGCCGACATGATCCCCTGCATCTTGCAGTACCTgaa attCACCAGCATCATTGGCATTGGGGTGGGAGCCGGCGCCTACATCCTCGCCCGCTACAGT ctctctcaccCTGACACCGTGGAGGGCTTGGTTCTGATCAACATCGACCCCAATGCCAAGGGCTGGATGGACTGGGCAGCTCACAAG CTGAGCGGCCTGACCTCGTCCATCCCTGAGATGATCCTGGCCCATCTCTTCAGCCAG gaggagCTGTCCGGCTGCACGGAGCTGGTCCAGCAGTACAGGGAGGCGCTGGTCGGAGCCCCGAATCTCAGCAACATTCAGCTCTACTGGAGCAGCTACAACAC ccgccgGGACCTGAACTTCGAACGCGGAGGAGACGTCACCCTGAA GTGCCCCGTGATGCTGGTGGTGGGAGACCAGGCCCCCCATGAAGATGCCGTG GTGGAGTGTAATTCCAAACTGGATCCCACCCAGACCTCCTTCCTCAAG ATGGCAGATTCCGGGGGACAGCCCCAGCTGACACAG CCTGGGAAGCTGACCGAGGCATTCAAGTATTTCGTCCAGGGCATGGGATACA TGGCCTCCTCCTGCATGACGCGCCTGTCGCGCTCCCGCACCGCCTCGCTGTCCAGCGCAGCCTCAGGGGACGGGAGCCAGTCCCGCTCCCGCACCCTGTCCCAGAACAGCGAGTCGGGGAGCCCCCAGCAGCCGCCGCGGCCGGCCCCGGGGAGCGGAGCCCACACCATGGAGGTCTCCTGctga
- the NDRG2 gene encoding protein NDRG2 isoform X2, which yields MTELHEVQITEEKPLLLPPSQPVPGKKHSVETPYGLVAFTVHGTPKPKRPAILTYHDVGLNHQSCFEPLFRFEDMQEIVKNFVVVHVDAPGMEEGAPLFPLGYQYPSLDQLADMIPCILQYLKFTSIIGIGVGAGAYILARYSLSHPDTVEGLVLINIDPNAKGWMDWAAHKLSGLTSSIPEMILAHLFSQEELSGCTELVQQYREALVGAPNLSNIQLYWSSYNTRRDLNFERGGDVTLKCPVMLVVGDQAPHEDAVVECNSKLDPTQTSFLKMADSGGQPQLTQPGKLTEAFKYFVQGMGYIPYILDRKLSMGSVASSCMTRLSRSRTASLSSAASGDGSQSRSRTLSQNSESGSPQQPPRPAPGSGAHTMEVSC from the exons ATGACTGAGCTCCACGAGGTGCAGATCACAGAGGAGAagcccctgctgctgccgcccTCGCAGCCCGTCCCGGGCAAG aAGCATTCGGTGGAGACGCCCTATGGACTCGTGGCCTTCACCGTCCATGGCACCCCGAAGCCCAAGCGCCCGGCCATCCTGACCTACCACGATGTGGGGCTCAACC ACCAGTCCTGCTTCGAGCCGCTCTTCCGTTTCGAGGACATGCAGGAGATCGTCAAGAACTTCGTGGTGGTTCACGTGGATGCCCCTGGCATGGAGGAAGGCgccccactgttccccttggg GTACCAGTACCCATCGCTGGACCAGCTGGCCGACATGATCCCCTGCATCTTGCAGTACCTgaa attCACCAGCATCATTGGCATTGGGGTGGGAGCCGGCGCCTACATCCTCGCCCGCTACAGT ctctctcaccCTGACACCGTGGAGGGCTTGGTTCTGATCAACATCGACCCCAATGCCAAGGGCTGGATGGACTGGGCAGCTCACAAG CTGAGCGGCCTGACCTCGTCCATCCCTGAGATGATCCTGGCCCATCTCTTCAGCCAG gaggagCTGTCCGGCTGCACGGAGCTGGTCCAGCAGTACAGGGAGGCGCTGGTCGGAGCCCCGAATCTCAGCAACATTCAGCTCTACTGGAGCAGCTACAACAC ccgccgGGACCTGAACTTCGAACGCGGAGGAGACGTCACCCTGAA GTGCCCCGTGATGCTGGTGGTGGGAGACCAGGCCCCCCATGAAGATGCCGTG GTGGAGTGTAATTCCAAACTGGATCCCACCCAGACCTCCTTCCTCAAG ATGGCAGATTCCGGGGGACAGCCCCAGCTGACACAG CCTGGGAAGCTGACCGAGGCATTCAAGTATTTCGTCCAGGGCATGGGATACA tCCCCTACATCCTGGACAGGAAACTGAGTATGGGGTCAG TGGCCTCCTCCTGCATGACGCGCCTGTCGCGCTCCCGCACCGCCTCGCTGTCCAGCGCAGCCTCAGGGGACGGGAGCCAGTCCCGCTCCCGCACCCTGTCCCAGAACAGCGAGTCGGGGAGCCCCCAGCAGCCGCCGCGGCCGGCCCCGGGGAGCGGAGCCCACACCATGGAGGTCTCCTGctga
- the NDRG2 gene encoding protein NDRG2 isoform X3, giving the protein MTELHEVQITEEKPLLLPPSQPVPGKKHSVETPYGLVAFTVHGTPKPKRPAILTYHDVGLNHQSCFEPLFRFEDMQEIVKNFVVVHVDAPGMEEGAPLFPLGYQYPSLDQLADMIPCILQYLKFTSIIGIGVGAGAYILARYSLSHPDTVEGLVLINIDPNAKGWMDWAAHKLSGLTSSIPEMILAHLFSQEELSGCTELVQQYREALVGAPNLSNIQLYWSSYNTRRDLNFERGGDVTLKCPVMLVVGDQAPHEDAVVECNSKLDPTQTSFLKMADSGGQPQLTQPGKLTEAFKYFVQGMGYIPYILDRKLMASSCMTRLSRSRTASLSSAASGDGSQSRSRTLSQNSESGSPQQPPRPAPGSGAHTMEVSC; this is encoded by the exons ATGACTGAGCTCCACGAGGTGCAGATCACAGAGGAGAagcccctgctgctgccgcccTCGCAGCCCGTCCCGGGCAAG aAGCATTCGGTGGAGACGCCCTATGGACTCGTGGCCTTCACCGTCCATGGCACCCCGAAGCCCAAGCGCCCGGCCATCCTGACCTACCACGATGTGGGGCTCAACC ACCAGTCCTGCTTCGAGCCGCTCTTCCGTTTCGAGGACATGCAGGAGATCGTCAAGAACTTCGTGGTGGTTCACGTGGATGCCCCTGGCATGGAGGAAGGCgccccactgttccccttggg GTACCAGTACCCATCGCTGGACCAGCTGGCCGACATGATCCCCTGCATCTTGCAGTACCTgaa attCACCAGCATCATTGGCATTGGGGTGGGAGCCGGCGCCTACATCCTCGCCCGCTACAGT ctctctcaccCTGACACCGTGGAGGGCTTGGTTCTGATCAACATCGACCCCAATGCCAAGGGCTGGATGGACTGGGCAGCTCACAAG CTGAGCGGCCTGACCTCGTCCATCCCTGAGATGATCCTGGCCCATCTCTTCAGCCAG gaggagCTGTCCGGCTGCACGGAGCTGGTCCAGCAGTACAGGGAGGCGCTGGTCGGAGCCCCGAATCTCAGCAACATTCAGCTCTACTGGAGCAGCTACAACAC ccgccgGGACCTGAACTTCGAACGCGGAGGAGACGTCACCCTGAA GTGCCCCGTGATGCTGGTGGTGGGAGACCAGGCCCCCCATGAAGATGCCGTG GTGGAGTGTAATTCCAAACTGGATCCCACCCAGACCTCCTTCCTCAAG ATGGCAGATTCCGGGGGACAGCCCCAGCTGACACAG CCTGGGAAGCTGACCGAGGCATTCAAGTATTTCGTCCAGGGCATGGGATACA tCCCCTACATCCTGGACAGGAAACTGA TGGCCTCCTCCTGCATGACGCGCCTGTCGCGCTCCCGCACCGCCTCGCTGTCCAGCGCAGCCTCAGGGGACGGGAGCCAGTCCCGCTCCCGCACCCTGTCCCAGAACAGCGAGTCGGGGAGCCCCCAGCAGCCGCCGCGGCCGGCCCCGGGGAGCGGAGCCCACACCATGGAGGTCTCCTGctga